One window from the genome of Anaerococcus sp. Marseille-Q7828 encodes:
- a CDS encoding DUF1002 domain-containing protein: protein MKKRLMALLCAFALVIPSLAFAAGKDKNDVIYGVALDNKKQEQMNDVFGVKAGDANTNFSTVNGKDLEKYLGYEAPDGNMISSVYIKYLPANSGIKVNISTPANITQITNGQYTNAAITAGITDADIFVASPTPVTGESALVGVYKALEEKGQEIDPQRAKVAQEELETVTEIAEENKDKTDFDPKELDKLIIEVKQKLAEHKEETGQNASSEQIGNYINDALKNVNLENILSDNNINILINYFDKYQGSSAIDSKEVKENLIKFGNELAKNANEFYENNKDSIDDAVNQAQESGLLDSILDFLRSIVDSIANLFSSNN from the coding sequence ATGAAAAAGAGATTAATGGCACTTTTGTGTGCCTTTGCCCTAGTGATACCAAGCCTAGCCTTTGCAGCTGGTAAAGATAAGAATGATGTAATATACGGAGTTGCTCTAGATAATAAAAAGCAAGAACAAATGAATGATGTGTTTGGAGTAAAAGCTGGAGATGCAAACACTAATTTTTCAACTGTAAATGGCAAAGATTTAGAAAAATATCTGGGCTATGAAGCTCCAGATGGAAATATGATTTCCTCTGTCTATATAAAATATTTGCCAGCTAATTCAGGAATTAAGGTAAATATAAGCACACCTGCAAATATTACCCAAATTACCAATGGCCAATACACAAATGCAGCCATTACAGCAGGTATTACAGATGCAGATATATTTGTAGCAAGTCCAACACCAGTTACTGGTGAATCTGCCCTAGTAGGGGTTTACAAGGCACTTGAAGAAAAGGGACAAGAAATCGACCCACAAAGGGCAAAAGTTGCTCAAGAAGAGCTTGAAACTGTAACAGAAATTGCAGAAGAAAACAAGGACAAAACTGACTTTGATCCAAAAGAGCTGGATAAGCTAATAATAGAAGTAAAACAAAAATTAGCCGAACATAAGGAAGAAACTGGCCAAAATGCATCTAGTGAACAAATAGGAAATTATATTAACGATGCCTTAAAAAATGTCAACCTTGAAAATATCTTAAGCGATAACAATATAAATATACTAATCAACTACTTTGATAAGTACCAAGGCTCTTCAGCTATTGATAGTAAAGAAGTAAAAGAAAATCTTATCAAATTTGGCAATGAACTAGCAAAAAATGCCAACGAATTTTATGAAAATAACAAGGATTCAATTGACGATGCAGTAAACCAAGCCCAAGAAAGCGGTCTGCTTGACTCAATTCTAGACTTTTTAAGATCAATTGTAGACTCTATAGCAAATTTGTTCTCATCAAATAACTAA
- a CDS encoding Mrp/NBP35 family ATP-binding protein has product METKRNFDQFKVNLNEGSSVGHVIAIMSGKGGVGKSSVTSMLANKLNKEGYKVGVFDADVTGPSIPQAFGINDNVRGTKEGLMYPGISRDGIEVISVNMILPNKTDPVVWRSSIVTGVIKQFYTDVDWGKLDYLLIDMPPGTSDVPLTVFQSLPIDGIVAVATPQGLVEMVVEKSLKMAKMMGKDVIGIVENMSYFKCPDCGSVHKIFGESNIDQVAANHGIDTVAKLPIDPQIAELIDKGLIEDKNPSELDPIVSKITSL; this is encoded by the coding sequence ATGGAAACAAAAAGAAATTTTGACCAATTTAAAGTAAATCTAAACGAAGGATCATCAGTTGGTCATGTTATAGCAATCATGTCTGGTAAGGGTGGGGTAGGAAAATCCTCAGTAACTAGTATGCTTGCTAATAAATTAAACAAAGAAGGATACAAAGTTGGAGTTTTTGATGCAGACGTGACAGGACCATCAATACCTCAAGCCTTTGGCATCAATGACAATGTTAGGGGAACCAAGGAAGGTTTGATGTATCCAGGCATCAGCCGTGATGGAATTGAAGTCATATCTGTAAATATGATCTTGCCAAACAAGACAGATCCAGTTGTGTGGAGATCATCAATAGTAACTGGGGTCATAAAACAATTCTACACAGATGTAGATTGGGGTAAGTTAGACTATCTACTAATCGACATGCCACCAGGAACAAGCGATGTGCCACTTACAGTTTTCCAATCATTGCCAATAGATGGAATAGTAGCTGTTGCAACACCTCAAGGCCTAGTTGAGATGGTTGTTGAAAAATCACTAAAAATGGCAAAAATGATGGGCAAGGATGTCATAGGAATAGTTGAAAATATGTCATATTTCAAATGTCCTGATTGTGGCAGTGTCCACAAGATTTTTGGCGAGAGCAATATTGACCAAGTTGCAGCAAATCATGGCATAGATACTGTAGCCAAACTTCCAATAGACCCACAAATAGCAGAACTAATAGATAAGGGTCTAATCGAGGATAAGAATCCAAGCGAACTTGACCCAATAGTTTCTAAAATCACAAGTTTATAG
- a CDS encoding PTS sugar transporter subunit IIC, with amino-acid sequence MKKYLQEQNIDLSAKAYFIDALGAMAFGLFASLLVGTILNSIGTSFGIDFLTERIWPLVTKSTGAAIAVSIAYALKAPSLILFAVTIVGNGAYELGGPVGVYVATIFAVEFGKLVSKRTKLDIIITPALTILVGILVGDFIGPGVAGFMASLGNVIMKATELQPFLMGVVVAVLVGLALTLPISSAAICMMLSLSGLAGGAATVGCSAQMIGFAIISYKDNGLEGLLAQGLGTSMFQVPNTIKNPWIWLPPTLAGAILGPLATVVFKMENSPLGSGMGTSGLVGQIATINTMAGARPVSILLLQVLLLHFILPGLLSFIIYKIMAKKDLIKDGDMKIDF; translated from the coding sequence ATGAAAAAATATTTACAAGAACAAAACATCGACCTTTCAGCCAAGGCCTACTTTATCGATGCACTTGGGGCCATGGCCTTTGGTCTTTTTGCATCTCTATTAGTTGGAACTATTTTAAATTCTATAGGCACTAGCTTTGGCATAGACTTTCTTACAGAGCGTATATGGCCACTTGTTACTAAGTCCACAGGAGCTGCTATAGCTGTTTCTATAGCCTATGCTTTGAAGGCTCCTAGCCTAATCCTATTTGCAGTTACCATTGTGGGAAATGGAGCCTATGAACTTGGCGGTCCAGTTGGGGTTTATGTAGCGACAATCTTTGCAGTAGAATTTGGTAAATTGGTATCAAAAAGAACTAAACTTGACATCATAATTACACCGGCACTCACTATCCTAGTAGGAATCCTAGTAGGGGACTTTATTGGGCCAGGGGTAGCAGGATTTATGGCAAGCCTTGGCAATGTCATAATGAAGGCAACAGAGCTTCAGCCATTTTTGATGGGAGTGGTGGTTGCAGTCCTTGTAGGCCTTGCCCTAACTTTGCCTATATCGTCTGCTGCTATTTGTATGATGTTATCTTTATCAGGCCTTGCTGGTGGAGCTGCAACAGTAGGTTGTTCAGCACAAATGATTGGATTTGCAATAATTTCCTATAAGGACAATGGCCTAGAAGGACTCCTTGCCCAAGGACTTGGAACTTCTATGTTTCAAGTGCCAAATACCATCAAAAATCCTTGGATATGGTTGCCACCGACCCTTGCTGGTGCAATCCTTGGCCCACTTGCCACAGTGGTTTTTAAAATGGAAAATTCTCCCCTTGGATCAGGCATGGGAACTAGTGGACTTGTAGGACAAATTGCCACAATTAATACAATGGCAGGGGCTAGACCAGTAAGCATCTTGCTTTTGCAAGTACTTCTCCTACACTTTATATTGCCAGGCCTTTTGTCTTTTATCATTTATAAAATAATGGCTAAAAAAGACCTTATAAAAGATGGAGATATGAAGATTGATTTCTAG
- a CDS encoding transcription repressor NadR — protein MKISDRQNQIIKILQEEEHSQSGSALAQRFGVSRQIIVKDIGVLKAFGINIISTNRGYKIDDEGSLTYILESHHEDKDIRDELNTIVDNGGIVVDVFINHPVYGVIKKDLDIHSRSGVTNFVKNMTTSIPLKNLTEDIHYHTIKVKSEEDFERIKKALADKGYLN, from the coding sequence ATGAAAATTAGTGATAGGCAAAATCAGATAATAAAAATTTTACAAGAAGAAGAACATTCCCAAAGTGGATCTGCTTTGGCCCAAAGATTTGGTGTTTCAAGACAGATTATAGTAAAAGATATTGGAGTTTTAAAAGCTTTTGGGATAAATATCATATCTACAAATAGGGGTTACAAAATAGATGACGAAGGCTCATTGACCTATATCCTAGAATCTCACCATGAGGATAAGGATATAAGAGATGAGCTAAATACAATAGTTGACAATGGCGGAATCGTAGTTGATGTCTTCATAAACCATCCTGTCTACGGGGTGATTAAAAAGGATCTGGACATACATTCTAGATCTGGCGTTACAAATTTTGTCAAAAATATGACTACTTCTATTCCTTTGAAGAATTTGACAGAAGATATCCACTACCACACCATAAAAGTTAAAAGTGAGGAGGACTTTGAAAGAATAAAAAAAGCTTTGGCAGATAAAGGTTACCTAAATTAA